A stretch of Dietzia lutea DNA encodes these proteins:
- a CDS encoding dTMP kinase, whose protein sequence is MSAGPTGARLVVVEGLDGAGKNTLTTRLVAELDARGLSVGRLAFPRYGTLHADLAADALHGGQAGAADSPHAMALLFALDRHAALDALTGLAAAHDVVLLDRYVASNAAYTAARLGPDREAEVIEWIGALEFDRLGLPVPHLQLLLDTPVEVAAERAGFREAADPGRARDRYERDADLQAATGEVYRRLAAAAWRSPWRVLGTDPAVPELADLVVDPTPDPAPHPRSRGVAG, encoded by the coding sequence ATGAGTGCGGGGCCGACGGGTGCACGGCTGGTGGTCGTCGAGGGACTCGACGGCGCGGGGAAGAACACCCTGACGACCCGCCTCGTCGCCGAGCTCGACGCCCGGGGACTCTCGGTCGGCCGGCTGGCCTTTCCGCGCTACGGCACCCTGCACGCCGACCTGGCCGCCGACGCCCTGCACGGCGGCCAGGCCGGGGCGGCGGACTCACCCCACGCAATGGCGTTGCTGTTCGCGCTGGACCGACACGCCGCGCTCGACGCCCTCACCGGTCTCGCCGCCGCCCACGACGTCGTGCTACTCGACCGGTACGTGGCCTCCAACGCCGCGTACACCGCCGCCCGGCTCGGGCCGGACCGGGAGGCCGAGGTCATCGAGTGGATCGGCGCGCTCGAGTTCGACCGGCTCGGGCTGCCGGTCCCGCATCTGCAGCTGCTGCTCGACACCCCCGTCGAGGTGGCCGCCGAGCGGGCCGGCTTCCGCGAGGCCGCCGACCCGGGCCGCGCCCGGGACCGCTACGAACGCGACGCGGACCTCCAGGCGGCGACCGGTGAGGTCTACCGCCGACTCGCCGCGGCCGCGTGGCGGTCGCCCTGGCGCGTCCTCGGGACGGACCCCGCGGTCCCGGAGCTGGCCGACCTCGTCGTCGACCCCACCCCGGACCCCGCGCCGCACCCGCGGTCGCGCGGGGTGGCCGGGTAA
- a CDS encoding LpqB family beta-propeller domain-containing protein codes for MTRPRLLTVAVTLACATGLTTTGCATLPSSSSPQVIDTFAPEGNDLAVPTPVPDQEPDLLVRDFLKAAAIADQRHAAARQFLTHEAAETWDDLAETIIVLRADLSAEGGRSADRAEYTLRAEKVGTLDPGGIFREDVGQLEVTIGLTRTDGQWRIDELPPGVVIEKAEFFSTYAQRDLFFLSGSGDTLVPDPRWTAADRTDLEYSLVNLLATGPRPGLTDSVLSRVPASVSVRPGEDDGADVPGTTIDFAGLPVLSSQATTQFAAQVVWTLARADVPGPYRLERDGAPLDERYANGWTTEDVRDFDPYPPAEPMRYALTAADGLVRLEPGGARPAGGPWSEVRGGSSASVSYDGRVLAMVVGDEDAGTNRLLVGAIDGEPTEILTARSVAGPTFNPVDGRAWVMVDDTRLVRIGMGRGGPDVQEMEAGPIRSLGGEVTALRIDQSGAQMAVVADGKVFIGALSAETGQPLAGTFRQVGRALGETATAVAWRDRSTIVVGRDTTEAPVATVSVDGAIAEPLSQRNISGPVTAVAAAGRDIYVVDRRSLLRLDTGAQTGDRYWREIPGLAAIRADPVVAG; via the coding sequence ATGACCCGGCCCCGGCTCCTGACGGTCGCCGTGACACTGGCCTGCGCCACCGGGCTGACCACCACCGGCTGCGCCACGCTGCCCTCGTCGTCGTCGCCCCAGGTCATCGACACGTTCGCGCCGGAGGGCAACGACCTGGCGGTCCCCACCCCCGTGCCCGACCAGGAACCGGACCTCCTGGTCCGGGACTTCCTCAAGGCGGCGGCCATCGCCGACCAGCGGCACGCCGCCGCGCGCCAGTTCCTCACCCACGAGGCCGCGGAGACCTGGGACGACCTGGCCGAGACCATCATCGTCCTGCGCGCCGACCTCAGCGCCGAGGGCGGCCGCTCGGCCGACCGAGCCGAGTACACGCTGCGCGCGGAGAAGGTCGGCACCCTGGACCCCGGCGGCATCTTCCGCGAGGACGTCGGCCAGCTCGAGGTCACCATCGGGCTCACCCGCACCGACGGACAGTGGCGGATCGACGAACTGCCCCCGGGTGTGGTGATCGAGAAGGCCGAGTTCTTCTCCACCTACGCCCAGCGCGACCTGTTCTTCCTCTCCGGCTCCGGCGACACCCTCGTCCCGGACCCCCGGTGGACGGCCGCCGATCGCACCGACCTCGAGTACTCCCTCGTCAATCTCCTCGCCACCGGCCCGCGCCCCGGCCTCACCGACTCCGTCCTGTCCCGGGTCCCCGCCTCCGTCTCCGTCCGCCCCGGCGAGGACGACGGAGCCGACGTCCCCGGCACCACCATCGACTTCGCGGGGCTGCCGGTGCTGAGCAGCCAGGCCACCACCCAGTTCGCCGCGCAGGTCGTGTGGACCCTCGCGCGCGCCGACGTCCCCGGGCCCTACCGCCTCGAACGCGACGGCGCGCCCCTCGACGAGCGGTACGCGAACGGCTGGACCACCGAGGACGTCCGCGACTTCGACCCCTACCCGCCCGCCGAGCCCATGCGCTACGCCCTCACCGCGGCGGACGGGCTCGTCCGACTCGAACCGGGCGGCGCCCGCCCGGCCGGCGGGCCGTGGTCCGAGGTGCGCGGGGGCAGCAGCGCCTCCGTCTCCTACGACGGACGCGTCCTCGCGATGGTCGTCGGCGACGAGGACGCGGGGACCAACCGACTCCTCGTGGGCGCGATCGACGGCGAGCCCACCGAGATCCTCACCGCGCGGAGCGTCGCCGGCCCCACGTTCAACCCGGTCGACGGCCGGGCGTGGGTGATGGTCGACGACACGCGCCTCGTCCGCATCGGGATGGGGCGCGGCGGCCCCGACGTCCAGGAGATGGAGGCCGGCCCCATCCGGTCCCTCGGCGGCGAGGTCACCGCCCTGCGCATCGACCAGTCCGGTGCCCAGATGGCCGTGGTCGCCGACGGCAAGGTGTTCATCGGCGCGCTGTCCGCCGAGACCGGGCAGCCGCTCGCCGGCACGTTCCGGCAGGTCGGGCGCGCACTCGGGGAGACCGCCACGGCCGTGGCGTGGCGGGACCGCTCGACGATCGTCGTGGGTCGCGACACCACCGAGGCGCCCGTCGCGACCGTCTCCGTCGACGGGGCCATCGCGGAGCCGCTGTCCCAGCGCAACATCTCCGGGCCGGTGACCGCCGTCGCGGCGGCCGGACGCGACATCTACGTGGTGGACCGGCGCTCCCTGCTGCGCCTCGACACCGGCGCCCAGACCGGCGACCGGTACTGGCGCGAGATCCCCGGACTGGCCGCGATCCGCGCCGACCCGGTGGTCGCGGGCTGA
- a CDS encoding phosphomannomutase/phosphoglucomutase — protein MARSAESVRAVIKAYDVRGVVGEQIDADFVREVGASFARLMRSEGAGTVVIGHDMRDSSPGLSAAFADGVTAQGLDVVMIGLASTDQLYFASGLLECPGAMFTASHNPAKYNGIKLCRAGAKPVGQESGLRTIADEVIEGVPAYDGEAGTVSERDVLEGYGEYLRGLVDLSGIRRLKVAVDAGNGMGGHTVPAVLGGLPLEIVPLYFELDGNFPNHEANPLEPANLVDLQALVRESGADIGLAFDGDADRCFVVDERGEPVAPSAITALVAERELAKEPGASIIYNLITSRAVPELVEEKGGVAVRTRVGHSFIKAQMADTGAVFGGEHSAHYYFRDFWGADSGMLAAMHVLAALGAQDGTLSELMGEYTRYAASGEINSTLDSAEAQTERMEAVVTAFSDRAVSVDRLDGVTVDLGDGAWFNLRASNTEPLLRLNAEAPTRGDVDAVVDEVLAIVRA, from the coding sequence GTGGCACGCAGCGCCGAGTCCGTCCGAGCAGTCATCAAGGCCTACGACGTCCGTGGCGTCGTCGGGGAGCAGATCGACGCGGACTTCGTCCGGGAGGTCGGAGCGTCCTTCGCCCGGCTCATGCGCTCCGAGGGCGCGGGCACCGTGGTGATCGGGCACGACATGCGCGACTCGTCCCCGGGACTGTCGGCGGCGTTCGCCGACGGGGTGACCGCGCAGGGTCTCGACGTGGTGATGATCGGCCTGGCCTCCACCGACCAGCTCTACTTCGCCTCCGGCCTGCTGGAGTGCCCCGGCGCCATGTTCACCGCCAGCCACAACCCGGCGAAGTACAACGGCATCAAGCTGTGCCGGGCGGGCGCCAAGCCGGTGGGTCAGGAATCCGGGCTCCGGACGATCGCCGACGAGGTCATCGAGGGGGTCCCCGCGTACGACGGGGAGGCCGGCACCGTCTCCGAGCGCGACGTGCTCGAGGGCTACGGCGAGTACCTGCGAGGGCTGGTCGACCTCTCGGGGATCCGCCGCCTCAAGGTCGCGGTGGACGCGGGCAACGGCATGGGTGGCCACACCGTGCCCGCCGTCCTGGGCGGACTGCCGCTCGAGATCGTGCCCCTGTACTTCGAACTCGACGGGAACTTCCCCAACCACGAGGCCAACCCGCTCGAGCCCGCCAACCTCGTCGACCTGCAGGCCCTGGTCCGGGAGAGCGGAGCCGACATCGGCCTGGCCTTCGACGGCGACGCGGACCGCTGCTTCGTGGTCGACGAGCGCGGCGAGCCGGTGGCCCCGTCGGCCATCACCGCCCTCGTCGCCGAGCGGGAGCTCGCGAAGGAGCCCGGCGCGTCGATCATCTACAACCTCATCACCTCCAGGGCCGTCCCCGAGCTCGTCGAGGAGAAGGGCGGCGTCGCCGTCCGCACGCGGGTGGGCCACAGCTTCATCAAGGCGCAGATGGCCGACACGGGTGCCGTCTTCGGCGGCGAGCACTCCGCGCACTACTACTTCCGCGACTTCTGGGGTGCCGACTCGGGCATGCTGGCCGCCATGCACGTGTTGGCCGCGCTCGGCGCTCAGGACGGCACGCTGTCCGAGCTCATGGGTGAGTACACCCGCTACGCCGCCTCCGGGGAGATCAACTCCACGCTCGACTCGGCGGAGGCGCAGACCGAGCGCATGGAGGCCGTCGTCACCGCGTTCTCCGACCGTGCGGTGTCGGTCGACCGCCTGGACGGCGTCACGGTCGACCTCGGCGACGGCGCGTGGTTCAACCTGCGCGCCTCCAACACCGAGCCGTTGCTGCGCCTCAACGCGGAGGCGCCGACCAGGGGGGACGTCGACGCGGTGGTCGACGAGGTCCTCGCGATCGTCCGTGCCTGA
- a CDS encoding ComF family protein — protein sequence MTAGDEGASPPGRVARRRRGSDTWAAALADLVVPLECAGCGLARHRWCPACAATLAGPPLVVRTRADLRVPAWAVARHTGPPARAVSAYKDRGRSDLARPFGTALAAAVDRLRAEGEIAEAGERPTVLVPAPASARARRRRGFDHVRDIVDVLAADLAGSVPTGPVVVAPLLEVRGRVRDASGLGARARADNLSGRIRRRPAGTVLRASPGAPDTVAALLATPATVLLVDDVVTTGATAAECAAVLVAGGLPVTGVLAVTAA from the coding sequence GTGACCGCCGGGGACGAGGGCGCGTCGCCCCCCGGACGCGTCGCGCGTCGGCGGCGCGGCTCCGACACCTGGGCCGCCGCCCTCGCCGACCTCGTCGTGCCGCTCGAGTGCGCCGGCTGCGGACTGGCCCGCCACCGGTGGTGCCCGGCGTGCGCCGCGACCCTGGCCGGCCCGCCGCTCGTCGTGCGGACCCGCGCCGACCTCCGCGTCCCCGCCTGGGCGGTGGCCCGGCACACCGGCCCGCCCGCCCGCGCCGTGTCCGCCTACAAGGACCGTGGCAGATCCGACCTCGCCCGCCCGTTCGGCACCGCCCTCGCCGCGGCGGTCGACCGCCTGCGCGCGGAGGGGGAGATCGCCGAGGCGGGGGAGCGGCCCACGGTTCTCGTGCCGGCCCCGGCGTCGGCGCGGGCCCGCCGCCGGCGCGGGTTCGACCACGTCCGCGACATCGTGGACGTCCTGGCCGCCGACCTCGCCGGATCGGTGCCGACCGGCCCGGTGGTCGTGGCGCCGCTGCTCGAGGTCCGCGGGCGGGTCCGTGACGCCTCCGGCCTCGGTGCGCGGGCCCGCGCCGACAACCTCTCCGGGCGCATCCGCCGGCGCCCCGCCGGGACGGTGCTGCGCGCCTCCCCCGGGGCGCCGGACACGGTGGCCGCACTGCTGGCGACCCCCGCCACGGTCCTGCTCGTCGACGACGTGGTGACCACCGGAGCCACGGCCGCCGAGTGCGCGGCGGTCCTCGTGGCGGGAGGCCTGCCGGTGACCGGTGTTCTGGCCGTCACCGCCGCCTGA
- the mtrB gene encoding MtrAB system histidine kinase MtrB yields MTTARPDDAAASTGDERDTRDAGDAHPSLRERLSSLDPAALGMRIARMWRRSLQLRVVTSTLALSMGVILTIAFMLQSQMAAQLLSTKLDAAMEQAGRLRLTVEAQIAATDEGTSEQSRLDQARSAISDRGVASGGDSVHAGTFDPILVVPDQTGRGQVVSPAEAEVPPELQSLVQRGRIAYQYVTVDFRGEQAKALMLGTPTDSSIPGLELYLVYPLIAEEQTLGIMRGIVATAGLAIIVLSAAIAWIVARQVVLPVRQAASIAQRFANGHLKERMVIRGEDDVARLAMAFNDMAQSLSDQITQLEEFGDLQKRFTSDVSHELRTPLTTVRMAADIISDSAEDLDAPTKRAVELLESELDRFESLLTDLLEVSRHDAGMAELSTAELDVRNAVRDAVGTVAHIAEAAGVEVEVDMPDEPVMAEVDSRRVERILRNLVANALDHCESKPVRVTLRGSDAALAVSVRDYGVGLKPGEETRVFNRFWRADPSRVRRSGGTGLGLAIALEDAKLHGGRLDCWGSPGEGSCFRLTIPRRRGGTLTSSPLPLTPEDEARLVTTGSPTPLERVPGTGEDTP; encoded by the coding sequence GTGACGACCGCTCGTCCCGACGACGCGGCGGCGTCCACCGGGGACGAGCGCGACACCCGGGACGCCGGCGACGCGCACCCGAGCCTGCGCGAACGACTGTCCTCCCTGGACCCCGCCGCGCTGGGCATGCGGATCGCGCGCATGTGGCGGCGCTCCCTGCAGCTGCGGGTCGTCACCTCGACCCTCGCGCTGTCGATGGGCGTGATCCTCACGATCGCGTTCATGCTGCAGAGCCAGATGGCCGCCCAGCTGCTGTCGACCAAACTCGACGCGGCCATGGAGCAGGCCGGCCGACTCCGCCTCACGGTCGAGGCGCAGATCGCCGCGACCGACGAGGGCACTAGCGAACAGTCGCGGCTCGACCAGGCGCGCAGCGCCATCAGCGACCGCGGCGTCGCCTCCGGCGGCGACTCCGTCCACGCCGGCACGTTCGACCCCATCCTCGTCGTCCCCGACCAAACCGGCCGCGGCCAGGTGGTCAGTCCCGCCGAGGCGGAGGTACCGCCCGAACTGCAGTCCCTCGTCCAACGGGGACGCATCGCCTACCAGTACGTCACCGTCGACTTCCGCGGCGAGCAGGCCAAGGCGCTCATGCTGGGCACGCCGACCGACTCGTCCATCCCCGGGCTCGAGCTCTACCTCGTGTACCCGCTCATCGCCGAGGAACAGACTCTCGGCATCATGCGGGGGATCGTCGCCACCGCCGGCCTGGCGATCATCGTGCTGTCCGCGGCGATCGCGTGGATCGTCGCCCGGCAGGTGGTGCTGCCCGTCCGGCAGGCGGCCTCGATCGCCCAGCGCTTCGCCAACGGCCACCTCAAGGAGCGGATGGTCATCCGCGGCGAGGACGACGTCGCGCGCCTGGCCATGGCGTTCAACGACATGGCCCAGAGCCTGTCCGACCAGATCACCCAGCTCGAGGAGTTCGGCGACCTGCAGAAGCGGTTCACCTCCGACGTCTCCCACGAGCTGCGCACGCCCCTGACCACCGTGCGGATGGCCGCCGACATCATCTCGGACTCGGCCGAGGACCTGGACGCCCCCACCAAGCGCGCCGTGGAGCTGCTCGAGTCCGAACTCGACCGCTTCGAGAGCCTGCTCACCGACCTGCTCGAGGTCTCGCGCCACGACGCCGGTATGGCCGAGCTGTCGACGGCCGAGCTGGACGTGCGCAACGCCGTCCGGGACGCGGTCGGCACCGTCGCCCACATCGCCGAGGCCGCCGGCGTCGAGGTCGAGGTCGACATGCCCGACGAACCGGTCATGGCCGAGGTCGACTCCAGGCGCGTCGAGCGGATTCTCCGCAACCTGGTGGCCAACGCGCTGGACCACTGCGAGTCCAAGCCCGTGCGCGTCACCCTCCGCGGCTCCGACGCCGCCCTCGCCGTCTCCGTCCGCGACTACGGCGTCGGGCTCAAACCCGGCGAGGAGACACGCGTGTTCAACCGGTTCTGGCGCGCCGACCCCTCCCGGGTACGCCGCTCCGGCGGCACCGGCCTCGGGCTGGCGATCGCCCTCGAGGACGCCAAACTGCACGGCGGCCGCCTGGACTGCTGGGGCAGCCCCGGCGAGGGATCGTGCTTCCGGCTCACCATCCCACGCCGCCGCGGCGGCACGCTCACCTCGAGCCCGCTGCCCCTGACGCCCGAGGACGAGGCGCGCCTCGTGACCACCGGCTCGCCGACACCGCTCGAGCGGGTCCCCGGAACCGGGGAGGACACACCATGA
- the manA gene encoding mannose-6-phosphate isomerase, class I, giving the protein MVALEPVVQAYAWGSRTALPELCGTTSPSPHPVAEHWFGAHDSGSSLCADGRALDARIADDPERELGARVLAEHGGGLPFLVKLLSAEQALSLQAHPSPEKAREGYAAEDARGIAVDAADRNYRDANHKPEILVALTEFHALVGFRPVERTIALLDAFDVDSLRPYRDMLAGQPDAEGLRAVFTTFVTLPHIVLADVVSDLVTRAVSYLTVNGVDGPWSAVATTVAELAERYPTDPGVLGVLLLNRVILQPGQAVYLGPGQLHAYLRGVGVEVMANSDNVLRGGLTPKHVDVPELMRVLEFGPLADPTVDAVPADRGIPGELDYPTPEPDFALSRIDLPADRPVTWRPDGPEVLLCTSGEARVDEDGAGEVLRPGRAVWVPASAPRVCLHSLDGATVFRTRVGDR; this is encoded by the coding sequence GTGGTCGCACTAGAACCGGTGGTCCAGGCCTACGCCTGGGGCTCCCGGACCGCCCTCCCCGAGCTGTGCGGGACGACCTCGCCGTCACCCCACCCCGTGGCCGAGCACTGGTTCGGTGCCCACGACTCGGGTTCCTCCCTGTGCGCTGACGGGCGGGCGCTCGACGCACGCATCGCCGACGACCCCGAGAGGGAACTGGGCGCCCGCGTCCTGGCCGAGCACGGCGGGGGGCTGCCGTTCCTCGTGAAGCTGCTCTCGGCCGAGCAGGCGCTGTCCCTGCAGGCGCACCCGTCGCCGGAGAAGGCGCGCGAGGGCTACGCCGCGGAGGACGCCCGGGGGATCGCCGTCGACGCGGCCGACCGGAACTATCGCGACGCCAACCACAAACCCGAGATCCTTGTCGCCCTGACCGAGTTCCACGCGCTGGTGGGATTCCGCCCTGTCGAGCGCACGATCGCCCTGCTCGACGCGTTCGACGTGGACTCGCTGCGGCCCTATCGGGACATGCTCGCCGGGCAGCCCGACGCCGAGGGCCTGCGTGCGGTGTTCACCACGTTCGTCACGCTGCCTCACATCGTGCTCGCCGACGTCGTGTCCGACCTCGTGACCCGGGCCGTGTCCTACCTGACCGTCAACGGGGTCGACGGGCCGTGGTCCGCGGTCGCCACCACGGTCGCGGAGCTCGCCGAACGCTATCCGACGGACCCCGGCGTCCTGGGCGTCCTGCTGCTCAACCGGGTGATCCTCCAGCCGGGCCAGGCCGTGTACCTGGGACCCGGGCAGCTGCACGCCTATCTGCGCGGTGTCGGGGTGGAGGTCATGGCCAACTCCGACAACGTACTGCGAGGCGGACTGACCCCCAAGCACGTCGACGTGCCCGAGCTGATGCGGGTGCTGGAGTTCGGCCCGCTCGCCGACCCCACCGTCGACGCGGTCCCCGCCGACCGCGGCATCCCCGGCGAGCTCGACTACCCCACGCCCGAACCGGACTTCGCGCTGTCGCGCATCGACCTGCCCGCCGACCGGCCCGTGACCTGGCGACCCGACGGGCCGGAGGTCCTGCTGTGCACCTCTGGTGAGGCGCGGGTCGACGAGGACGGCGCGGGGGAGGTGCTCCGGCCGGGGCGCGCGGTGTGGGTGCCGGCCTCGGCGCCGCGGGTGTGCCTGCACAGTCTCGACGGGGCGACCGTGTTCCGCACCCGCGTCGGCGACCGGTGA
- the ahcY gene encoding adenosylhomocysteinase, whose protein sequence is MSPDLQVQSVNGVEFKVADLSLAEAGRKQIRLAEHEMPGLMALREEYADEQPLAGARIAGSIHMTVQTAVLIETLTALGAEVRWASCNIFSTQDEAAAAVVVGPEGTPEAPQGVPVFAWKGETLSEYWWCTEQIMTWQGAEPNMILDDGGDATMLVIKGKEFEQAGAVPSDDAAWSAEEKVFHALLRESVPANPGKYTAIAESVKGVTEETTTGVHRLYHFHAEGVLPFPAMNVNDAVTKSKFDNKYGTRHSLLDGINRGTDALIGGKKALVCGYGDVGKGCAEALAGQGARVQVTEIDPINALQAMMDGFDVVTVDQAIADADIVITATGNKDIITFEHMTKMKNKAILGNIGHFDNEIDMAGLESAEGVTRINIKPQVDEFVFDDDGRSIIVLSEGRLLNLGNATGHPSFVMSNSFSDQVIAQIELFTKADQYPIGVHLLPKVLDEKVARLHVEALGGTLTRLAKDQAEYIGVDVEGPFKPDHYRY, encoded by the coding sequence ATGTCCCCTGATCTGCAGGTTCAGTCCGTCAACGGTGTCGAGTTCAAGGTGGCGGATCTGTCGCTGGCGGAGGCGGGGCGCAAGCAGATCCGTCTGGCCGAGCACGAGATGCCCGGCCTGATGGCGTTGCGTGAGGAGTACGCGGACGAGCAGCCCCTGGCCGGTGCCCGGATCGCCGGATCGATCCACATGACGGTGCAGACCGCGGTGCTGATCGAGACGCTGACGGCGCTGGGTGCGGAGGTCCGGTGGGCCTCGTGCAACATCTTCTCCACCCAGGACGAGGCCGCCGCCGCCGTGGTGGTGGGGCCCGAGGGCACCCCGGAGGCCCCGCAGGGTGTGCCGGTGTTCGCGTGGAAGGGCGAGACCCTGAGCGAGTACTGGTGGTGCACCGAGCAGATCATGACGTGGCAGGGCGCCGAGCCGAACATGATCCTCGACGACGGCGGCGACGCCACGATGCTCGTGATCAAGGGCAAGGAGTTCGAGCAGGCCGGCGCCGTGCCGTCCGATGACGCGGCGTGGTCGGCCGAAGAGAAGGTCTTCCACGCACTGCTGCGCGAGTCGGTTCCCGCGAACCCGGGTAAGTACACGGCCATCGCCGAGTCGGTGAAGGGCGTGACCGAGGAGACCACCACCGGCGTGCACCGGCTGTACCACTTCCACGCCGAGGGCGTGCTGCCGTTCCCGGCGATGAACGTCAACGACGCGGTCACCAAGAGCAAGTTCGACAACAAGTACGGCACCCGTCACTCGCTGCTGGATGGCATCAACCGCGGCACCGACGCCCTGATCGGCGGCAAGAAGGCCCTGGTGTGCGGCTACGGCGACGTCGGTAAGGGCTGTGCGGAGGCGCTGGCCGGTCAGGGCGCGCGCGTGCAGGTCACCGAGATCGACCCGATCAACGCGCTGCAGGCGATGATGGACGGGTTCGACGTGGTCACCGTGGACCAGGCGATCGCCGATGCCGACATCGTCATCACCGCCACGGGCAACAAGGACATCATCACCTTCGAGCACATGACGAAGATGAAGAACAAGGCCATCCTGGGCAACATCGGCCACTTCGACAACGAGATCGACATGGCCGGGCTCGAGTCCGCCGAGGGCGTCACCCGCATCAACATCAAGCCGCAGGTCGACGAGTTCGTCTTCGACGACGACGGTCGCTCGATCATCGTGCTCTCGGAAGGGCGCCTGCTCAACCTGGGCAACGCCACCGGGCACCCGTCGTTCGTGATGTCCAACAGCTTCTCCGACCAGGTGATCGCGCAGATCGAGCTGTTCACCAAGGCCGACCAGTACCCGATCGGGGTGCACCTGCTGCCCAAGGTCCTCGACGAGAAGGTCGCACGCCTGCACGTCGAGGCGCTCGGCGGCACCCTTACCCGGCTCGCCAAGGATCAGGCCGAGTACATAGGCGTGGACGTCGAGGGCCCCTTCAAGCCCGACCACTACCGCTACTGA
- the hpf gene encoding ribosome hibernation-promoting factor, HPF/YfiA family translates to MAKTPAVLLDPATFDGPDTDDPGTPEAQVTIRGRNVEVPDHFASRINTKLAKVEKMAPLIQRFDVILLHENNPRLAKVSQRVEITVKGKPGVARAEAADDTFYAALESAVAKLERQMRKARTRRKISHSGHRRPQSVAEATAELAADAAPVDALDQQLDGAEYDDGLDASMPGQIVRRKEHDGTPMSVDEALEKMELVGHDFYLFRDAETGRATVVYRRHAYDYGLITLSDEG, encoded by the coding sequence ATGGCGAAGACCCCCGCAGTCCTGCTCGACCCCGCCACCTTCGACGGTCCCGATACCGACGATCCCGGCACTCCCGAGGCCCAGGTCACCATCCGCGGCCGGAACGTCGAGGTCCCCGACCACTTCGCGAGCCGCATCAACACCAAGCTCGCGAAGGTCGAGAAGATGGCGCCGTTGATCCAGCGGTTCGACGTGATCCTGCTGCACGAGAACAACCCGAGGCTGGCCAAGGTGAGCCAGCGCGTGGAGATCACGGTCAAGGGCAAGCCGGGAGTGGCCCGGGCCGAGGCGGCCGACGACACCTTCTACGCGGCCCTCGAGTCGGCCGTGGCCAAGCTCGAGCGGCAGATGCGCAAGGCCCGCACCCGTCGCAAGATCAGCCACTCGGGGCACCGCCGCCCGCAGTCGGTCGCCGAGGCGACGGCCGAGCTGGCCGCCGACGCCGCCCCGGTCGACGCGCTCGACCAGCAGCTCGACGGCGCGGAGTACGACGACGGGCTCGACGCCTCGATGCCCGGGCAGATCGTGCGGCGCAAGGAGCACGACGGCACCCCGATGTCGGTCGACGAGGCGCTCGAGAAGATGGAACTCGTGGGTCACGACTTCTATCTCTTCCGCGACGCGGAGACCGGACGCGCCACCGTCGTCTACCGCCGGCACGCGTACGACTACGGGCTCATCACCCTGAGCGACGAGGGCTGA
- the mtrA gene encoding MtrAB system response regulator MtrA codes for MTPKILVVDDDAALAEMLTIVLRGEGFETEIVGDGVQAIETFRAVQPDLVLLDLMLPGKSGIDVCREIRAESRVPIVMLTAKTDTVDVVLGLESGADDYIMKPFKPKELVARIRARLRRGEDEPSEVLHIGDVTIDVPAHTVTRDGTPIPLTPLEFDLLVELARKPRQVFTREVLLEHVWGYRHSADTRLVNVHVQRLRAKIEKDPENPEVVLTVRGVGYKAGPVS; via the coding sequence ATGACCCCCAAGATCCTCGTCGTCGACGACGACGCCGCGCTGGCAGAGATGCTCACCATCGTCCTGCGGGGCGAGGGGTTCGAGACCGAGATCGTCGGCGACGGTGTACAGGCCATCGAGACCTTCCGGGCCGTCCAGCCCGACCTGGTCCTGCTGGATCTCATGCTGCCCGGCAAGAGCGGGATCGACGTCTGCCGGGAGATCCGCGCCGAGTCGCGGGTGCCGATCGTCATGCTCACCGCCAAGACCGACACCGTCGACGTGGTCCTGGGTCTGGAGTCCGGTGCGGACGACTACATCATGAAGCCGTTCAAGCCCAAGGAGCTCGTCGCCCGCATCCGCGCCCGCCTGCGCCGGGGCGAGGACGAGCCGAGCGAGGTCCTGCACATCGGGGACGTCACCATCGACGTGCCCGCGCACACGGTCACCCGCGACGGCACGCCGATCCCCCTGACCCCGCTCGAGTTCGACCTCCTCGTGGAACTGGCCCGCAAGCCCCGTCAGGTGTTCACCCGTGAGGTCCTGCTCGAGCACGTGTGGGGCTACCGCCACTCGGCCGACACCCGGCTGGTCAACGTCCATGTCCAGCGCCTGCGCGCGAAGATCGAGAAGGACCCGGAGAACCCCGAGGTCGTCCTCACCGTCCGTGGCGTCGGCTACAAGGCGGGCCCGGTCTCGTGA